From Bacillus rossius redtenbacheri isolate Brsri chromosome 16, Brsri_v3, whole genome shotgun sequence, a single genomic window includes:
- the LOC134540151 gene encoding uncharacterized protein LOC134540151: MRTYKRTSNRCQTSQDVVLTAVKKVKLEGKSIRSVAKDFGIPFRSLARYCSKVTEEKLIAPQDTPPLTIGYKKLRQVFTNEQENEFADYLKKAADIYYGLSPKEVRKFAFEYAVRLKVRFPSSWADCEMAGADWFSAFLKRHPTLSIRTPEATSLSRATCFNRTNVKAFFDNLKDVMDRLKIGPGDVWNMDETGITTVQRPDRVVARKGFKQVGKITSAERGTLVTVAVAVSATGNHVPPYFVFPRVNFREYFLKGAPIGSSGDANATGWMKEANFVKFAHHFVTNVKCSKENPCLLLLDNHDSHLSIEALDYLKDKGVTVLSFPPHCSHKLQPLDRSVFGPLKKFVNSACDSWLVNHPGKTMTIYDIPEVVNAAFSSAVTPRNILSGFRVSGVSPFNPDVFNDTDYLGCYVTDRPAPDENDVDSGELPNSDNTVQCRPNEPVIMEAGPSNMLIVQQTEEEADQETSMDVTSRGLHEIASQDKEIVVDSTCNISPEMVRPFPKAGPRKNNRVNNRKRKSEVLTDTPIRNELAKKKSDIDKKKGAKKNLFGSSKDTVQNPRKSKVKMLCKKKKNICVNTANSRASREDTLCLLCLGPYSKSRPGEQWVQCVGCKMWAHEDCSDNSVQFLCHNCKKC; this comes from the exons ATGCGCACCTACAAAAGAACAAGTAATAGATGCCAGACTTCCCAAGACGTTGTTTTAACAGCAGTAAAGAAAGTTAAACTCGAAGGGAAGTCCATCAGAAGCGTAGCAAAGGATTTTGGAATTCCATTTCGCTCTTTGGCTCGATATTGTAGCAAAGTAACTGAAGAAAAACTTATTGCTCCACAAGATACCCCACCTCTTACAATTGGCTACAAGAAACTGAGACAG GTTTTTACAAACGAACAAGAGAATGAGTTTGCTGATTATTTGAAGAAAGCAGCTGATATTTATTATGGATTGTCACCAAAGGAAGTCAGGAAATTCGCATTTGAATATGCAGTGAGACTTAAGGTAAGGTTTCCTTCTTCTTGGGCTGACTGTGAAATGGCAGGTGCGGATTGGTTTTCTGCATTTTTAAAACGGCATCCTACACTTTCTATAAGAACACCTGAAGCGACCAGTCTTTCAAGGGCTACGTGTTTCAATCGCACTAATGTGAAAGCATTTTTCGACAATTTGAAAGACGTTATGGATAGATTGAAAATTGGGCCTGGAGATGTGTGGAACATGGACGAGACTGGTATCACTACAGTGCAAAGACCAGACAGAGTAGTTGCACGGAAAGGTTTTAAGCAAGTAGGTAAAATTACTTCTGCCGAAAGAGGAACTCTAGTTACTGTAGCTGTTGCAGTATCTGCGACAGGAAATCATGTGCCACCATATTTTGTTTTCCCTCGCGTCAATTTTCGTGAATATTTTCTGAAAGGAGCGCCTATAGGTAGTTCTGGAGATGCAAATGCTACCGGCTGGATGAAGGAAGCAAATTTCgtcaaatttgcacatcacttCGTAACAAATGTTAAGTGTTCCAAAGAAAACCCATGTCTGTTGCTACTTGACAATCACGACTCACATCTTTCAATTGAAGCATTGGACTACCTTAAAGATAAGGGGGTCACTGTCCTTTCTTTCCCTCCACACTGCAGCCATAAACTGCAACCATTAGACCGGAGTGTATTTGGCCCTTTAAAGAAAtttgtgaacagtgcctgtgattcTTGGCTGGTGAACCATCCTGGGAAAACAATGACTATTTATGACATACCTGAAGTTGTAAATGCTGCTTTTTCTAGTGCGGTTACGCCGAGAAATATTTTATCTGGTTTCAGAGTAAGTGGGGTATCACCTTTCAACCCTGATGTCTTTAATGATACAGATTATCTTGGTTGTTACGTAACAGACCGCCCAGCACCTGACGAAAATGATGTTGACAGTGGAGAATTGCCTAATTCAGacaacactgttcaatgtagaCCAAATGAACCTGTAATCATGGAAGCAGGCCCTTCAAATATGCTGATTGTACAACAAACTGAGGAAGAAGCTGATCAGGAAACGTCAATGGACGTAACGAGCAGGGGCTTACACGAAATCGCATCACAAGATAAGGAAATTGTAGTTGATTCTACGTGCAACATAAGCCCAGAAATGGTGAGACCATTTCCCAAAGCTGGTCCAAGGAAAAATAACCGGGTAAATAATAGGAAAAGGAAGAGTGAAGTGTTGACAGATACTCCAATAAGAAATGAATTAGCTAAAAAGAAATCAGATATTGATAAGAAGAAAGGAGCTAAGAAAAACTTGTTTGGAAGTTCGAAAGATACAGTTCAGAATCCACGCAAGTCTAAGGTGAAAATGTTatgcaagaaaaagaaaaacatatgtgtCAACACAGCAAACAGCAGAGCCAGTAGGGAGGATACATTATGTCTTCTTTGTTTAGGACCATATTCCAAAAGCCGGCCCGGTGAACAGTGGGTGCAGTGCGTCGGTTGCAAAATGTGGGCCCACGAAGATTGTTCGGATAATAGCGTGCAATTTTTGTGCCACAACTGTAAGAAATGTTAG